The stretch of DNA CTAAATAAGATGGAAAGCAACAACATAAAACTTTATCAGATGCACCGTTTACTATCATTATGGAGGTGAACTTCTTGATGTATTTCTTCGGATCACCTAACCCATCATAGGGAGTTAGGATGGTAGGTAAAGTAAACTTCCGGGGTAGCACGAAGTTCATCACCTCGACCGTGAATGGTCCAGGGGAGCTTTCTTGATCGTCATTCTCGTTGTCTTGCTGAGCTTCTTCATTATGCTCGGGTTACTCCTCTTTCTGTCGAGCAGTGTCTAAGACGTGTGTTGGCCCTGACTGCTGCTCGGCTTCTTTTGTTCGTTCTTGCCGATCATTGTTGTTTTCGATTCGGGTGTTGTTCAAGTTGGCAATTTGATGTGCCATTCTTTGGTTCTCCTCGGTCATGCGCTGGTTGGCTTGCTGTAACTCGGTCACCATCTGAAGGAGTTTGGATGGTGTGGGTGGAAGTTGTTCAGCCATGACTCAGGCGAGAACCTCGAGGCCGATGATATATGGAAGGGATTATATTCTCGGtcccacggtgggcgccaattgTTCTTGTATGGATACTTGGAGGGAGAGCTCGGTCTCAGAGAATCGACGCCGAGTTTGTTACCTTCGGTACTGACTTTTGAGTTTTGTGGTAATCCGAGCTTTACTCCAAGAGGATGTCCAATCGCGTAGAGCTTTGAGCAAGAAACAGGGGAGGaagtgtacctgcaaaggcactccgaagCTTAAGTCAGTATTGAGAATTCAATGTGTGTTTTTAGGATGGAAGATCATACCTTTTATGGGTGAAAATGTGCAAGTCGGTTATGCTTCTGCTTCATTGCCTATATTACAGAGCAATAATAAGGGTGAAATATTAGGTTGGACGTTTCACTTTTGGGGAGCAGTCCATTAAGCTGAGTTGTAACGTAAGTTGCCGATTAATGGCGTTTATTGCCAATTAATGACTGTAATGCCGAACTATAACGCCAACTTTTTGAATAATAACGTGAATAATGCTGAATTATGAATGACAATACCGATTTATGATGTTGAATTTGTAACGGTCGgatgatatataatagtctatttTAGTTGTATTTGCAAGATTTATGTTTTATAAGTTGTTTCATGCATATATTATGATTctatatattgatattgatgTGTGTATTTTTATACTCTATGTATATTAGTTTATTGGCCCCTCTTCATAAAATTCTAACTCTGCCTTTGATAACATGATATAGAGCTTATTATAACTAAAATGTTTAtagtttgatgatgatgatgatgatgatgatgatgatgatgatgatgatgatgatgatgatgatgatgatgatgatgatgatgatgatgatgatgatgatgatgatgatgatgatgatgatgatgatgatgatgatgatgatgatgatgatgatgatgatgatgatgatgatgatgatgatgatgatgatgatgatgatgatgatgatgatgatgatgattattattattattattattattattattattattattattattgatggtttcagtggctaagagaaggggggttgaatcttagcccccttttcgCTTGATAACACTTGCTGACTTGTCAGACTAATTCTGGAAACTTTTACTCTTTTTATCTCTTCACTACACACGagactttttgttttgtctcgtccctagccacaagacttttctttttgtctcgtcacttggcacgagaaaCTTCTGGTTTTTGCTCCTGTATAGTtgaaaacagaaatggagtagaaagaagaagaagattgcacccagatatatcctggttcggctgctaagtgcagtgcagcctacatccagtatCCATCACAatcatgatggaatttcactataatcaatctgattacaacttgtaaagtgctaacccaacttacaaggggattcccacagaatcatgaaacacaacatagatgaacaaaggaactctaagacatctatggctttttcttttaattttgcagtctctgcctttttccgctctatggctttttcatacaaacctcactgtttgcctttttccatgagactcaagacatgacaaaattaaacagaaaaatattacaaaacagaatacattgaaggagaagagaaatctgttagctcaggtagctctgagaactctgtgccttgcactctcaaattttctccttgcttcaaacagtggttgttccccctttttaaagaagaggaaagcctccacacttgaagccaaaaccgaaccaacttcttcctccttcaatgAACATAATCGGTTCGGCCacttagagagagaagagataaccatgcaaaacctaacatgcaattacctctagtcctttcttgatcatcacccttcatcaatctgggctctccatccttggcttcctctccaagatggatttctggcccttgatgcctcatgatgatgatgacttcatctgcttcaatctctgccttcaaccatcacttcgccactctagctactccctgtggtggttgagcagaatcaaagataAGCCATACTTCAAGAATctcccttgctggccgaatcttcaccttcctttttgagcatgaagaagCCAAGATCTCATCACAAAATCTTACCATAAGTGATGCAAATCTTAGCCACagcttacttttctttttctttttcgtgccATCATCATGATGGTCTTGTAGCTTGTTCTCCCTTCCTTTCGGTAGCTTACATTTGCTTCCATGGCTACCAATATTTCCTGTGTAATAAccgaagaagagaaagaagaaagagatgagtgagagagaggaaagagaaaTAGTAGTTAAtgaaacaaaagataaaagtgAATCAATTTCCCTTTCTTTTTACTGACAAACTTGTAGCCTTGGTGCTTGCAATCAAATCACTTTGTCaatttctctctcatagttcccATGTAATAAATGATAGTGGAATGTAATTTGAAATCCAACAcatgtttgaattttttgatCTGTTGAAAACAATTTGGCTTCCCTCTTCATTGTTTTCGGGTAATGCATGAGGAATTAGCATTGCATATAATTGGGCTTAGTTTCATCAATTATTAAATCTGGCCCAAGTAATAACATATGCTTTTCTGATGAATTTTTTGTTTCGGATCAAGCATAGGAAGCTCTCATAAAAATTAACCATGGGCTTGGTTGTAATCAACATTGAGCTTGGcccataaatataaaatttcagcCACTTAGTATAAAACATGTAACAAGGCTGGTTATTGGGCTTAAGCCAGAAATTCATTTTTTGGCCCAATATaaaatctgcacaacaaaattattaattaggcaaatataaattaagatcaaattaataattttgtaattaaacattttaataatgtttgttcatcatcaaaattagataagagttttccaaactcatcaattattattattatcatcttcctaaaaagagaaattaagtATCAagcagttaaaaaaaaaaaaaacaacaacagtCTATACATAATTATGCTTCAAACTTATATATTTGCATAGCTATTCTGTTTTTTAGGTGTTATAATTCTGTTTGGCGTTAGTTACTGTTTCTTGTTTCCCAATTTCTTTCAATTCTTCTCTGCATTCATTCAACACGCTTCTGCTTTCATTTATGTGTTAGATTCAAAGCTTCTTAGAAAGCTTTCGAAACTTAAGTGAGACTTttgcattaaaaaattaaacatgcaTGTTATAGATATAACACctctttttatcaatttaaattttttgagacAATAATTTCATAACACTTTCTCTTATATGATTCCACTATAACTATTGGAAAATTTCACCTATATATAGTGATGAATTATTGATATAAGTTAAGGCAACACCACTTTTTACCTTGCTACTTTTTattaactttattattattatagcaaGATGGGAAAATATCATCACATCTCAGCTATATGTTTATTCTATCAAACATAATAATGAATTTTCAACTTAATACaggcaacaacaaaaaaatattttccaataATGCAATTACTTTGCCCAATTGACAAAATTTTCAAGATTCTTTGTAGATTGGCCACCTTCAGTTAGGTTATTCCAAGTCACTTGTTTCAATTTCAAAGACCTTTCCCTTATGCCTTCATCACCAAGCAATTGCAACACCTTCTTCTTTATCTCTTCCTTTGATATGAATCCATTGTCATCCTTGTTCAATCCCAACCCAACTTTCCAAACATTACAAATATATGATTCATCCCAAAATTGATCACTGAAAAATGGCCAGCACAAGAAGGGAACACCACTATACACGCCTTCAATAGTAGAATTCCAACCACAATGACTTATGAAGCAAGCAATAGCAGGGTGGTTTAATACTTTTTTCTGGGGAGCCCAATCAACAATTTTCCCTTTTCTTCCATGAAATTCATCTGGGTATTTGTTGTTTCTTTCGCTATTCATATTATCTGTATAACGCATAAATACAAACacctattaattaataaatacaatGTGACATACACAATATAAGATATATTCATATATGATATAttgaatatgtatatatattaattcaTCAATAATATGTGTACACAAAAAATgatcaatcaataaattaataatttatataaaatatatattagaatacaaaaatattcattaaaaatataacatataaaataatatatataaatatatacaaatatatagtaactaattttttatatacaaatatcttatttatattAGTTTCATCTTTAACAACATTTACAATAAttgtttcaaaattattttggatATAAAATGTTGTCTTAAAGAATATAGTAGAAATCAAAGGATTATTacagatagatatataaaaatttttacacattttaatttggtttaataaattattctcaaaataagaaaatttcaagaaaaaagattatatatatatggataaaattaaaatatttactgATTACATATATACCTGGTCTTACAACCCAAAGAAAAGGCTTGTCAATGAGATCAAGTGCAAGGGCTAATTCTTTGAGTTGCTTGGATTCCATAACTGCCAAGCTACCAAATGAAACATATACAACagattgaggttgttgttgatccAACCATTCTAAGCATGTTGTGTCTTCTTGCCAAAATGAAGaacttttgttgttgttgttgttatcacTTTCAATCAATGGTCCAATTGATAGGAACTTTGAAGACATGGAGAATGCTCCTGGTTCAAGATCATAGGCACTATTACAAAGCCACCACTCTGCTAAGTTGAGAAGTTGTATCTCTTCCTGATAAAGATGATCGAAGAAGGCCTTTCCATTGGTACCCCATGCAAAGTTTTTTGCGTCCATCATAGGCATCAGTGGAGAAAATTGAATTTCCTGTGTTTTAGTGATGTTTCCTGCAATAATATAATTGCAAAGAAAATACATATCACTAAATTGAATATAGTATAtagttttgaaaatatttcaaatgCTCTAAAAATATCAATGTTCCAATAAATTTAGTCAgttgattttatttaatatattatatacgGTGAATATTCAcgtgtaattatttttatgtaaatttgACAATTAAGTATAGTTTAACCAAATTTGTAATTAGGTTtctgtattttttctttttgatttagtctttatattatttttaattttgtaattaggttATTTctagtgtaaaaaatattaaaattaattgaatatttttttttataaaaattgaagttatctacaattaaaaatttaataagatatttaattgcatattttttgagaaaaatatttagttattttttatataaaaaatatttaattacaaaattaaaaataatgtaaagatttaattaaaaaatatatataaatctaattataaatttaataaattttaaaaacaaaaataattaaacctagtTAAAATCACTCAAATTTCATTCTTTTTAGAATACCTAAAATTCTTTATGATTTTACTGAGTagtgataaattaaaataaaaataagtagcTCAAAACATCACCCATTAAACAATAGCATCATTAGATACAAGAGAATATATAAATAGTAATATTCATACCATCTGAATCAACAATTCCTTCCTCCATGAGCTTTGGGAGACAATAAACTGAAGCCATTGTAGTTGCTGAAGCTGGAAATAGAAGAGCACATTTGATTCCCAATTTGCGACCAACTTCCAAGGCCCAACCCATATTAATTGTGGCAACAATACAAGTGATCTTGTTGTTAGTATCCAAAGCATTGATATCTTCTATGAGCTTTGGAAGCATAGAAGGCATTGTTTTTTTCATAGAAAAAAGAACCTTAACATTGTCACTTCTATCATCTTCATGGTCCAAACCATCTGGCAGCGTCACATATTTAATGTGATCTTGGGAACCACCATCATCATCCTCAGAGATTTTAGCTCTCTTGTGGCTGAACTCAGTGTGTAGGAAAGTGACCTTGCAACCATGTTTGGTTAGAACATTAGAGAATTGTGTTAGGGGATTAATATGTCCTAACACTGGAAATGGTATAACAAGAAAGTGAGGGATAATTCCCATTCTTATTCTCAAAATTAAGAAGAATAATGTTGTAGATTAATTATTgaagaattatatatatgtatgtgtggTTATTGATGGatatatgaaattatgaatatatatatatatcattgtTGGAACTTGGAACACAAGAATAGTAGTCCAAAGTCCAAACACGAGGCTTCAATAATTCCGTTGAATACTAAATGGACGTAACTGTCTATTGATATTATGGTGACATATTACACCCCACATAGATCAtagtctaaaattattttattttatattatttaattattatttactttaatttattttacattacttaattattatttaaataaatattaaattagataagGTTATTTTGAGTTATTATTATCCGTTATTTAATGTGTGTGACCAATTTGATTCTAGATTTTATAgacatcaaaataaaaattgattacTACATCTCTTCATCTGAATTCAACGGGGCCCAAAGAAGTGGAAACCGTTTGGTCTACGAACACTTGTAAATCGGTTTGTTGCGATCAAAAAATGTTGCCATGATTTggtaatttagtaattaattaaagtaTAAGACTTTTCATCGGTTGAAATTGGAGTATATGGCCAGGCACCAACCGGAGACAGATCAAAGTACTTTTCTGTTTGAATAcgaaaatgataataaaaaaaaatctctaaAGTGAGATTTAGGCttagtttggtaaagcttttaatttttaaaagtagctcataaaagttaacttttaaaagatggttttttaaaagttgtagcaTTTATCTGCGTTTGTTTTTGGAGACAGGACAGAACATGACACTAAGACAGAGACAATAGAACGGAGACATCAAAaatgattttttgtgttttgtgtttGGATATGATGGACAAGACACTGATGTAATGTCctgtattatgtttggatagACATAGACAAAACTAAAATAGTATACAAAATGACTGAAATAGCCATATAATTCCAAATTTTTTACATCGTacaaatcaatttaataaaaaataagagtacGTAAGAGtacaaaaaattacaagaaaaattaGTCTATGAaccaataagataaaaatgatagtaaagtaacaaaattaaaaataaataaagtaacatAAAATAGAGAAGTGAATTAAATCTCCATTAACACAGCATGCcataaagaagagaatgaacaataaaaaggaataaattaattatccaatcaaataaaaaattctaaaaaaaagagagtatcTAAAAAAGGAACACAGAGAAAGAAGAACTCCGATGTAGAGAAGaagctaaaattaagaaaaataagaagagataatagtagaataataaaaaatatctaaggatagaaagggaaaaaattttgattaaaaaatccgTGTCCATCTTTTTAAATCTCGTGTCCATCATTGTCCTTCGTAAAAGAGtggatacaaaaatataaaatagtgtcCTGGAGACAATGTGTTCCGTGTCCATGTCTCTACTTCCAAACACGTTTTAAACTTTCGGTGTCCATGTCTATGTGTCCTGTCTccgaaaacaaacgctaccttaatAAACATAAGTAACAtcaattgtgtttggtaaaatagcttttaaaatttaaaaatactataatagacataaatgcaaacattaaatttgaaaattagttaacatatgaggttatattagacttttaaattttgaaaagtacaagccaactttgaaaagctctattttaggtgctttcaaaagtaccccgatcttttaaaagctgcaagcacaagcacatgatctttttgatttaccaaacacaaaatgaagagtttgagcttttaaaaagcacaagcacATCTTCAAAAAACTTTACCAAACCAAgtcttaatataaaattttcgtTATTGAATCTTTAAGTAGTGATGGCCTAGATATAAGCTAATTATTTTCGTAGCGTTTTAACTTCGCATCCATAATTAAAGCATAttattatagtattttaaattagtattttgTGTTTAGTACATTAAAATGTGGGAGCCACTTagataaaaatgtttaaaacattttttaaaaaaaatatttttaagtaattaaaatttgatatatataattgattaagctatgttatttttattaaaattagataaaataaattgatttggtaaaaaaaatcaataaattataccTTAAATCGGTNTTAACCTTTTTTTTGTCGTTAtaggattagaatttaggatttttaaaattaaaaaaatatataataaaaatattttagtcattttctataataaaattattgtagtcattttttataaaaaagaatattaatttaaatcggTTCAAGATTGGTTTATCGATTTTTTGACCAAATTAATTTGTATgatctaattttgacaaaaataatatagtttaatcaattatatgtattaaattttagttaataacgtacaaacatttttaaaaaaagacgttttaagcATCTTTATCGAAGTGTCATCTTCCTTAAAATGTTTatgtctttataattttttttttgaaaaattaggagtatttttaaaagtaaaaggcATGAAATGAAATAACTTCTAAAGTTAgtttatgtttttaaaattaaaagattagcataattatatatattaaaaagtagaaaattcagaaaatattattttttgttatatttatatctaCTATATATAGTCATTTTAACTTTATccaaagaaaatttttaaatactatTGTTGTAATGCTTGTTTATTGAAaataacttttattttgtttcaccAAACATTATtgctataattttttaaaaattatcctTAGAAATTAAAGccaaaaagaattttgaaacaCATTAGAAACGTGGGTAAGTTTCTTTTTCCTTCGCATCCATAATAAAAGGAATCAGTATTTTCGTAAACATATTGTAAGATAGATACGAAGTATATGAATAATTAAGTCAAcagaacaattttaaaaattgaaaatgctAAAACTTGTCATAAGAAACATATGAAGTAGAAAAGGATTTTAAGTTGTTATAGGGAAATATATAACTGAgtaaaatgtaaaatatttttaaaaatcgcAAGAAAAGATATGTATggtttattcatattaattaaaattaaaattatgaaaacagTTGAAATGACATAATATTTTTGGTACAagatgaaattttaaattacactGAAAAaggcaatatatatatatgcgcCTTCTGTGGTACCTATTATCTTATTGTACCTATAGTGACTACAAAGAAGTTTACTAATTAATTGTGGACATTTGGtaattggtttttttttttttagcgtattactaaaagtgttgcttaaagagaaagtgttacccttaatcgttaacttggctctgataccaaatttttaatttcgatttttcttttaatttctttttcgaaatttctattagctcttcatatttttctttgaaaGTATTGACTATTTCTACCAGTTTTGATTTATAacttttcaatcttgttttagtttataatattcctttttgcatggattattgtatataaaatcttttatctgtttgtctttttctttaatataacttctcaaatcctcaataacttcttttatttctacactttctcctgtttctaaatatctgtttaatttttcaatttcattctccatttttttcttttaacagctttaattcttttaggtcataatatggttttccaggcatttataacttttttaagttcaattccaacttgtttatatttattcttatttctatccttctTATTATAAGATCATTAATTTTAATCTAAAGATTGTTTCattcccttttatactcctttattttaccttttaattttctcgtcctatttcttttaattttattttctggtttttcaatctttttatgcttcattatttattttaaaatttctgcaaattctatcattgattcatcactattttctagagattctattaatttctctagctcttcaacttctcttttcaacttgtcatatattatttttagggctttgaatgctctttgatttatttcagaaaactgtaaataattcaaccgattttttctttcaaatagctcttgtttcttgtcttgataagtcacatatatttcttctttatttactgtcataatttagtgtttagagtttcatttaatttttcgatcttttttgttagttcttttatttcagaattttcttctttgatttttaacttagataaacttaaagggctattaattttaaattctcttatttgaaaattcaatgaaactaattttactgatggttcttttaataatagaactgggttttcaatagctttatattttggtatttctgtttttacaattttctgaaataattcatcaacataaattctttctctgtttttaaatattatactatgatggctatttgttaaagcataatttattgcatatgtaattgaaaatggttcatcatcttgttccattagattctttctgtgaaatttataagctAAGCTTATAGATCTTCtaagattttcagttgataaaggtatagcgtatccaagatgggcattgaatttaacatttacgtttgccaagtttccattaacaattccaattatttgatctattgggtcatcagtaattcttttatcacagattgctaagcttattggtgaattaattcctttcatatatgtagatttgacTANNNNNNNNNNNNNNNNNNNNNNNNNNNNNNNNNNNNNNNNNNNNNNNNNNNNNNNNNNNNNNNNNNNNNNNNNNNNNNNNNNNNNNNNNNNNNNNNNNNNNNNNNNNNNNNNNNNNNNNNNNNNNNNNNNNNNNNNNNNNNNNNNNNNNNNNNNNNNNNNNNNNNNNNNNNNNNNNNNNNNNNNNNNNNNNNNNNNNNNNNNNNNNNNNNNNNNNNNNNNNNNNNNNNNNNNNNNNNNNNNNNNNagattttgtttattaaaattttcatttgatttgagatttaattctgtttttagaacggcctgtttttcattatctaataaagcagataatctataataatcagattcttccgttaattctaaactttctaaataattcataactaagagattaggataaaggcgtacctttctggagaaaaacttcctttatttagaatattttacataagatgtttttatctccagagtGGAGATTGTAAAtactaactccagaggggagtttagaattgggttttcctaagggaattctactatgcaataatgttgagagatgcttcagatgtgcTATCCTCCTCTTTCATTATGTGACCTTCAGATGCgttgtcttcttcttttatcatgtgggttgattctgttttattattgctttcttcagataactctgagacacatagctggcacttgtggtcttctttgtcttttatcaaatagcagagattcctctttatcccttcggggagcttttctaagagtccagataagttgtagaatgctgattcaaattccattaagagtctcatctctctttcttcaatttcattctttttactggacacaagcaaagtatttctgcttttataattgattcttgtgcgagattcccttgttatcttttgagttctttcgaagacccttgctagtgtgctggctagtctaccttcatgactgtagattgttaaattttgaacttgatcaattggttgaaaatttcctgggaagacggacatgaagattacttgatgtgctggaaccaagcattcttcttcttcattaaaaataggttgactattcgtaaattttagggatatatcccttggatttacgttgtcaatcatatttttaaatctctttactgcatcaatgaatcctgcaggaaactcactaataattttcaaatcattaaaaattaaaatcgtatCAATTAATCCATGCTGGAAAAACTGATAGGTGTCCGATGGGAAAGCATCTGAAAATATAACCAactttgttagctgttctttggcaataggataatatcccaagattgcccttttttcttcagtccaattcaggactatgttaagggtttctctgagatttgatctacagacccttttcttttccttgatttcagcccttgtaggaatgtttcttattatccctgttctctgggtttgaattggagctttatctgctctttttaggatttgctctggatgaagagcttcatattccctgaaggattcctttgcttcttccagtgttaaaaaccctcctttatgaattatccttgattgatgtgtaaatggtgctgctttttcccacgcatcatatactcctttcatggggccattataaatcacataatattttttgtcttgtgtggatttttttataatttcagcaattgttttattttctgaaaatttttCTTCACCTGGTTTGTCCACCAt from Arachis duranensis cultivar V14167 chromosome 4, aradu.V14167.gnm2.J7QH, whole genome shotgun sequence encodes:
- the LOC107486643 gene encoding UDP-glycosyltransferase 83A1 — its product is MGIIPHFLVIPFPVLGHINPLTQFSNVLTKHGCKVTFLHTEFSHKRAKISEDDDGGSQDHIKYVTLPDGLDHEDDRSDNVKVLFSMKKTMPSMLPKLIEDINALDTNNKITCIVATINMGWALEVGRKLGIKCALLFPASATTMASVYCLPKLMEEGIVDSDGNITKTQEIQFSPLMPMMDAKNFAWGTNGKAFFDHLYQEEIQLLNLAEWWLCNSAYDLEPGAFSMSSKFLSIGPLIESDNNNNNKSSSFWQEDTTCLEWLDQQQPQSVVYVSFGSLAVMESKQLKELALALDLIDKPFLWVVRPDNMNSERNNKYPDEFHGRKGKIVDWAPQKKVLNHPAIACFISHCGWNSTIEGVYSGVPFLCWPFFSDQFWDESYICNVWKVGLGLNKDDNGFISKEEIKKKVLQLLGDEGIRERSLKLKQVTWNNLTEGGQSTKNLENFVNWAK